One Cryptomeria japonica chromosome 9, Sugi_1.0, whole genome shotgun sequence genomic window carries:
- the LOC131054159 gene encoding 2-methylene-furan-3-one reductase, translated as MEKARFDEENGSPDVPSAGSGSVLIKVRAASVNPVEYKMRQCAVLRSANAPFAMVPGFALPGVVAGVSKFKKGDEVYGNIHDFTGGNPKQAGALEDFAVADDHMLALKPSSLSFEEAATLPLALQAFDTVDFQKGQSVFIVGGAGGVGSLAIQLAKNVFEASRIVSSCITGKFEFVKSLGADLVVDYTKQSYEQVDEKFDFVFDTIGESFKSYVVVKEGGKIVDIASFPPHPRALQFIVKPQGSDLERLGKYIDSGKLKPVIDPKSPYAFSDVVKTSKHLKSRRARGKIVISPRAVNLIMAFIISLAFIFIIVAAAAETQPTNPKLNRGGDPQHN; from the exons ATGGAGAAGGCACGGTTTGACGAGGAGAATGGATCTCCCGACGTTCCAAGTGCAGGATCCGGCAGCGTTTTGATTAAAGTTCGTGCAGCTTCTGTCAATCCTGTGGAATACAAGATGCGCCAATGTGCAGTCTTGCGCAGCGCAAATGCCCCGTTTGCT ATGGTGCCGGGGTTTGCATTACCAGGAGTCGTTGCCGGCGTGTCGAAGTTTAAGAAGGGCGACGAGGTTTACGGCAACATTCACGATTTCACGGGTGGAAACCCTAAGCAGGCGGGCGCTCTGGAAGACTTTGCGGTGGCGGATGATCACATGTTGGCGTTGAAGCCGAGCAGTTTGTCTTTCGAGGAAGCCGCCACTTTGCCGCTTGCGCTGCAGGCGTTCGACACCGTTGATTTTCAGAAGGGGCAGAGCGTGTTTATCGTGGGAGGCGCGGGCGGTGTGGGTAGCCTGGCCATCCAACTGGCGAAGAATGTTTTCGAAGCTTCTAGAATTGTTTCGAGTTGCATCACGGGGAAATTTGAGTTTGTGAAAAGCCTGGGGGCAGATCTGGTGGTAGATTACACCAAGCAGAGCTACGAGCAAGTGGATGAGAAATTCGATTTTGTTTTCGACACCATAG GCGAATCATTCAAATCTTATGTGGTTGTAAAGGAGGGAGGTAAAATCGTGGACATTGCATCGTTTCCCCCGCATCCGAGAGCATTGCAGTTTATTGTGAAACCCCAAGGCAGTGATCTGGAAAGGCTCGGCAAATACATTGATAGCGGGAAGCTGAAACCTGTGATCGACCCAAAGAGCCCCTATGCTTTTTCTGATGTTGTGAAGACATCCAAACACCTGAAGAGTAGACGAGCTAGAGGAAAGATTGTCATTTCACCCAGAGCGGTTAATTTGATCATGGCTTTCATCATCAGTTTGGCCTTCATTTTCATTATTGTAGCGGCAGCAGCAGAAACACAACCTACCAATCCTAAGCTTAATCGAGGAGGAGATCCACAACATAATTAA